One part of the Ziziphus jujuba cultivar Dongzao chromosome 2, ASM3175591v1 genome encodes these proteins:
- the LOC132800737 gene encoding glutathione S-transferase U2-like: MKRSVPYEKATHLTANSFSPNPKLFKVWKHYPLLPHGPLEKDIARALAKFADQKLITEVWEAFKMEGEKKEKAIKAAVESLAIVVEKQIEGRIFSGETKYGI, from the exons ATGAAGAGGAGCGTTCCCTATGAGAAAGCGACGCACCTGACTGCCAATTCCTTCTCACCAAATCCAAAGCTTTTTAAA GTTTGGAAACATTACCCATTGCTTCCTCATGGGCCATTGGAGAAAGACATCGCTCGTGCGCTGGCTAAGTTTGCTGATCAGAAG CTTATAACTGAAGTATGGGAAGCTTTCAAAATGGAAGGAGAAAAAAAGGAGAAGGCAATCAAAGCTGCCGTGGAATCATTGGCAATTGTTGTAGAGAAGCAAATTGAAGGAAGAATATTTTCAGGGGAGACGAAATACGGTATTTAG
- the LOC132800738 gene encoding glutathione transferase GST 23-like encodes MIEKMGELKLIATPQSFYCARIQWALKLKGVEYEFIEEDLLNKSPLLLKSNPAYKKVPTILYHGKPLAESLIILEYIDQVWKHYPLLPHDPSDKAIARSSAFADEKLYTVEVWEAFKSEGEKKEKAIKAAVESLATVEKQIEGKKFFGGEKIGYLDFVYGWLAHWLNVMEEVGSMKLLDKGSFPSLHHWCLNFINNPIIRKSIPSRENLVEYLKGSLRYHRALAGANKN; translated from the exons ATGATAGAGAAAATGGGAGAATTGAAGCTGATTGCCACACCTCAAAGCTTTTACTGTGCAAGAATTCAATGGGCACTGAAGCTTAAAGGTGTGGAATATGAATTCATAGAAGAAGATTTACTAAACAAAAGCCCTTTGCTTCTCAAATCTAACCCTGCTTATAAAAAAGTCCCAACAATTCTTTATCATGGCAAACCATTAGCCGAGTCCCTTATCATCCTTGAGTATATTGATCAGGTTTGGAAACACTATCCCTTGCTTCCTCATGATCCATCGGATAAAGCCATTGCTCGTTCCTCCGCTTTTGCTGATGAAAAGTTATATACAG TTGAAGTATGGGAAGCTTTCAAATCAGAAGGAGAGAAAAAGGAGAAGGCAATCAAAGCTGCTGTGGAATCATTGGCAACAGTTGAGAAGCAGATTGAGGGAAAGAAGTTTTTTGGGGGAGAAAAAATAGGGTATTTGGATTTTGTATATGGTTGGTTAGCTCACTGGCTTAATGTTATGGAAGAAGTAGGAAGCATGAAGTTGCTTGATAAGGGGAGCTTCCCATCACTCCATCATTGGTGTCTGAATTTCATCAATAATCCAATCATCAGAAAATCCATTCCATCCAGAGAAAACCTTGTCGAATACTTAAAAGGAAGCCTCCGCTACCACCGGGCCCTGGCTGGagcaaacaaaaattga